From Vanrija pseudolonga chromosome 1, complete sequence, a single genomic window includes:
- the Aurkb_1 gene encoding Aurora kinase B produces the protein MDIDGDDSRVEDILSPRGKTRPAPFGASSSTGAPRSLRDFEIGRPLGKGHFGKVYLAKHKAQGYIVALKCLDRKSVEGDAGVERQVMREIEIMSELRHPNIIRLYDYFSDQQNLYLMLEFAGQGELYKQLAKRGRFSERRAAKIVAQVAAALAYLHAKNVIHRDIKPENLLIGLDGEVKVGDFGWSVYSPHGAQRTLCGTLSYVSPEMVLGQPHGRGVDVWVRGRRLTRAHAEALGVLAYELVVGREPFEADTRAGPRLVHMRICKCDVRFPSHVSPEAQDFIMALLRLRPDERMPLASVPEHAWIVGNLQE, from the exons ATGGAcattgacggcgacgacagcaggGTAGA ggATATCCTCAGCCCAAGAGGCAAGACGCGCCCAGCCCCATTCggcgcctcgagcagcactggcgccccgcgctcgctgcgcgaCTTTGAGATCGGCCGCCCACTCGGCAAGGGACATTTTGGCAAAGTTTACCTCGCAAAGCACAAGGCGCAGGGGTACATTGTCGCGCTGAAATGCCTCGACCGCAAGTctgtcgagggcgacgcgggcgtcgagcggcagGTCATGCGCGAGATTGAGATCATGTCCGAGTTGAG ACACCCAAACATTATCCGCCTGTACGACTACTTCTCCGACCAGCAAAACCTGTACCTCATGCTCGAGTTTGCAGGCCAGGGCGAGCTGTACAAGCAGCTCGCGAAGCGGGGGCGGTTCAGCGAAAGGCGTGCGGCCAAA AtcgtcgcgcaggtcgcAGCTGCCCTCGCCTACCTCCACGCCAAGAACGTCATCCACCGGGACATCAAGCCCGAGAACCTACTCATCGGGCTCGAtggcgaggtcaaggtcggcgactTTGGTTGGAGCGTGTACTCCCCCCACGGGGCGCAGCGGACACTGTGCGGCACGCTCAGCTACGTCTCGCCTGAGATGGTGCTCGGGCAGCCGCACGGTCGTGGCGTGGATGTCTGGGTAAGAGGACGCCGTCTGACACGCGCTcacgccgaggcgcttgGCGTGCTGGCCTACGAGCTTGTCGTGGGGCGTGAGCCGTTCGAGGCGGATACGAGGGCAGGGCCGAGAC TCGTTCACATGCGGATATGTAAGTGCGACGTCAGGTTTCCGTCCCACGTCTCCCCCGAGGCACAGGACTTTATAATGGCG CTGCTCCGCCTCAGGCCGGACGAGCGGATGCCGCTTGCCAGCGTGCCGGAGCACGCATGGATTGTGGGAAATTTACAGGAGTAG
- the FUM15_7 gene encoding Cytochrome P450 monooxygenase FUM15 produces MSSTVASYLDSIPVLPALVAAHPTIAKTVGAIALLVLGVYIYLFPYREATLTFRNLRGPARTSLVWGNLGEIIKAPPCGKHDEWIAEYGHTIRYTMMFGESRIVTTDPVALGFILQHSYDFIKPERTNQFLERMLGNGVLTAEGEVHRRQRRVLNPAFGPAAIRDMSPVFYDKAYELQRKFNTFIEDEAAADADVTSPTPAKDVDRVPGARKIDIMRYLGQTTLDVIGVAGFNYDFKTLSERRNPLAEAFNAMFQSGTRITALGILQNFFPILDFIKTKQTRVVKASRDKTIQIGNEIVDEKKKAIRELGSVEKDSDLGNDLLGRLMKANMAPDLRPEQKLTDAEVLAQITTFMLAGNETTSTALTWCLYRLAQYQHYQDRLRDEIRAVGEEQPSEAVVNALPFLDKIVHESLRLDSPVPGTIRMANKDMVVPFGTPVQGRDGKMIDSVLLKKGVHVFMPILTTNHATDIWGADAAEFNPDRYSREGIPKEQIPGVTYGNLLTFIGGARNCIGYRFALAEMKVILYVLIRSFKFDLLKSNPEYERKAQIVMRPRVVGEEDAGLQMPLLVSVAE; encoded by the exons atgtcgtcgacaGTAGCCAGCTACCTCGACAGCATCCCCGTGCTGCCGGCCCTCGTGGCGGCACACCCCACCATCGCCAAGACGGTCGGCGCgatcgccctcctcgtcctcggcgtaTACATCTACCTGTTCCCGTACCGCGAGGCGACGCTCACCTTCCGCAACCTGCGCGGACCCGCCCGCACCTCGCTGGTATGGGGCAACCTGGGCGAGATCATCAAGGCGCCCCCGTGCGGCAAGCACGACGAGTGGATCGCAGAGTACGGCCACACGATCCGCTACACCATGATGTTTGGCGAGAGCCGTATCGTCACTACCGACCCCGTGGCGCTCGGCTTTATCCTGCAGCACTCTTACGACTTTATCAAGCCCGAGCGCACCAACCAGTTCCTCGAGCGCATGCTCGGCAACGGCGTGctcaccgccgagggcgaggtgcaccgccgccagcgccgtgtGCTGAACCCCGCCttcggccccgccgccatccgCGACATGAGCCCCGTGTTCTACGACAAGGCGTACGAGCTCCAGCGCAAGTTTAACACGTtcatcgaggacgaggcggcggcggatgcCGACGTGACTtcgcccacccccgccaaggacgtcgacAGGGTGCCGGGCGCACGCAAGATTGACATCATGCGATACCTGGGCCAGACGACACTTGACGTGATCGGTGTCGCCGGGTTCAACTATGACTTCAAGACGCTCAGCGAGAGGCGTAACCCGCTGGCCGAGGCGTTCAACGCCATGTTCCAGAGCGGCACTCGGATCACGGCGCTCGGCATTCTTCAGAACTTCTTCCCCATCCTCGACTTTATT AAAACCAAGCAGACCCGCGTCGTCAAGGCGTCCCGCGACAAGACTATCCAGATCGGCAacgagattgtcgacgagaagaagaaggccatccgcgagctcggctcgGTCGAGAAGGACTCTGACCTCGGCAATGACCTCCTCGGACGTCTGATGAAGGCCAACATGGCGCCCGACCTCCGCCCAGAGCAGaagctcaccgacgccgaggttcTGGCCCAAATCACGACCTTTATGCTCGCCGGCAACGAAACCACGTCGACGGCCCTCACGTGGTGCCTgtaccgcctcgcgcagTACCAGCACTACCAGGACcggctgcgcgacgagatccgcgccgtgggcgaggagcagccgTCCGAGGCGGTGGTCAACGCGCTGCCGTTCCTCGACAAGATTGTGCACGAGAGCCTGCGCCTCGACTCGCCGGTGCCCGGCACGATCCGCATGGCGAACAAGGACATGGTGGTGCCGTTCGGCACGCCGGTGCAGGGCCGCGACGGCAAGATGATTGACAGTGTGCTGTTGAAGAAGGGCGTGCATGTGTTTATGC CCATTCTCACGACCAACCACGCCACCGACATCTGGGGTGCCGACGCGGCAGAGTTCAACCCGGACCGTTACTCGCGCGAGGGCATCCCCAAGGAGCAGATCCCCGGCGTGACCTACGGCAACTTGCTGACCTTtatcggcggcgcgcgcaactGCATCGGGTACAGGTTTGCCCTCGCCGAGATGAAGGTTATTCTCTATGTGTTGATCAGGTCGTTCAAGTTTGACCTGTTGAAGTCGAACCCGGAGTATGAGAGGAAGGCACA GATTGTCATGCGCCCCcgcgtcgtgggcgaggaggacgccggaCTGCAGATGCCTCTGCTGGTCAGCGTGGCGGAGTAG
- the KES1 gene encoding Protein KES1: protein MGRSSKPATHHAHAHAHAHSVPTTPRETNLSAYPLSLSRTPSLRNTSSPSTPTGADVPQDQKAGWTSFIKSLAHMTGDLSSMTAPPFILSPVSLTEFPAYWCEHPEQFAEISQGSTEEERMERVLRWFIATLKGQYTTRNEKMGSEKKPLNPVLGELFYGTWPDTNGRGETELIVEQVSHHPPIAAQLH, encoded by the exons ATGGGTCGCTCGTCAAAACCCGCAACCCACCACgcccatgcccatgcccacgcccactcggtccccaccacgccgcgggAAACTAATCTCTCGGCCTACCCCCTCTCGCTGTCGCGCACCCCGTCGCTCCGCAATACGTCGTCACCATCGACACCTACAGGCGCCGACGTCCCCCAGGACCAGAAGGCCGGATGGACCAGCTTCATCAAGTCGCTCGCCCACATGACGGGCGACCTGTCGTCGATGACCGCGCCGCCTT TCATCCtctcgcccgtctcgctCACCGAGTTCCCCGCCTACTGGTGCGAGCACCCCGAGCAGTTTGCCGAGATCTCGCAGGGCagcaccgaggaggagcgcatGGAGCGTGTCCTCCGCTGGTTCATTGCGACCCTCAAGGGCCAGTACACT ACGCGTAACGAGAAGATGGGATCGGAGAAGAAG cctcTCAaccccgtcctcggcgagctcttCTACGGCACCTGGCCCGACACCaacggccgcggcgagacCGAGCTCATTGTCGAGCAGGTCTCGCACCACCCTCCTATT GCCGCGCAGCTACATTGA
- the ADPG1 gene encoding Polygalacturonase ADPG1, which translates to MRTIPLLALASSSAALALPYAAVQDALLAALDWAAPTAPNTLPGFCTVTSNGHDDTQALADISKRCGKNGVITLPSKEYIITKPVTLSLSNGYLSLKGWITYTGDHLPSGTAALTLAGSNLALTSKDGGVRVTGDAVEGYALHVKATNSAVTGFGVDSSGPGILVADVSNTDISGGTITAASGVVVTRASNMAINGITYTGVGDCVSVQAGTANVAVSDTECRGAGVVIDAAGEDVQIRNVAIGGVRVLPLDGAPPASGVRFQSTEDAWGQAANISIGVLEVEGATIPIALDGANSAFSFHHVNVTDVSGTAGGAKVVQLHCSPAAPCHHWRFKHVDVKVEAARENYVCDNVPGLHVHHAAWECLPSQ; encoded by the exons ATGCGCACCATCccactcctcgccctcgccagcaGTTCcgcggccctcgccctcccctacgccgccgtgcaggacgcgctcctcgccgcgctcgactggGCCGCCCCAACAGCCCCCAACACCCTGCCGGGCTTCTGCACCGTCACGTCGAATGGGCACGACGATacgcaggcgctcgcggacATCTCGAAGCGATGCGGCAAGAACGGGGTCATCACCCTCCCGAGCAAGGAGTA caTCATCACCAAGCCCGTTACCCTCTCCCTGTCCAACGGATACCTCTCCCTCAAGGGATGGATCACATACACCGGCGACCACTTGCCTTCGGGCACAGCggcactcaccctcgcggGCTCCAACCTCGCCCTCACGAGCAAGGACGGCGGTGTGCGTGTGACCGGCGACGCAGTTGAGGGCTATGCGCTGCACGTCAAGGCTACCAACTCGGCCGTGACGGGTTTCGGTGTCGATTCGTCTGGCCC cggcatcctcgtcgcggacGTGTCCAACACGGACATCTCGGGCGGGACCATCACCGCCGCGTCCGGCGTGGTCGTCACCCGCGCGTCCAACATGGCCATCAATGGCATAACCTACACCGGGGTAGGCGACTGCGTGTCCGTGCAGGCCGGGACTGCGAACGTCGCTGTGTCCGACACGgagtgccgcggcgccggggtggTCATCGACGCGGCGGGAGAGGACGTGCAGATCCGCAACGTCGCCATTGGAGGTGTACGTGTTCTCCctctcgacggcgcgccccCGGCGAGCGGGGTGCGATTCCAGTCGACCGAGGACGCGTGGGGCCAGGCGGCCAACATCTCCATTGGCGTCctggaggtcgagggcgccaCCATCCCCATCGCGTTGGACGGCGCCAACAGCGCCTTCAGCTTCCACCACGTCAACGTCACAGACGTGAGCgggacggcgggcggcgccaaggtcgtcCAGCTGCACTGCTCGCCTGCGGCGCCGTGCCACCACTGGCGGTTCAAGcacgtcgacgtcaaggtcgaggccgcgcgcgagaaCTATGTGTGCGACAATGTGCCCGGGCTGCATGTGCACCATGCGGCGTGGGAGTGTCTCCCGAGTCAGTAG
- the SPAC9.07c gene encoding putative GTP-binding protein, giving the protein MTTAQKIKDIEDEMAKTQKNKATEYHLGQLKAKLAKLRRELINPPGGGGGGPGIGFDVARTGVASVGFVGFPSVGKSTLMSKLTGTHSEAASYEFTTLTTVPGTMMYNGARLQILDLPGIIQGAKDGKGRGKQVIAVARTCNLIYIVLDVLKPLNDLAILQNELEGFGIRLNKKPPNIIVKKKETGGIAITNTVPLTKIDAQEIKAVLSEYRMTSCSVTIHEPDCTIEDFIDVVEGNRMYVPCIYVLNKIDAISIEELDLLYKIPNSVPISSATWLNIDELLEETWNRLELVRVYTKPKGRAPDFTMPVVLRRGRSNVGNFCDAIHKEIKKQFKYAMVYGKSAKHAAGQKVGLDHILEDEDIITLFKR; this is encoded by the exons ATGACGACGGCGCAAAAG ATCAAGGATATCGAGGATGAGATGGCCAAGACGCAGAAGAACAAGGCGACAGA GTACCATCTTGGACAGCTCAAGG ccaagctcgccaagctccgccgTGAACTCATCAACCCGCctggaggtggaggtggtggtccGGGTATCGGTTTCGACGTGGCCAGGACAGGTGTAGCCAGTGTAGGATTCGTGGGATTCCCCTCGGTG GGAAAATCCACCCTCATGTCCAAGCTCACGGGCACCCACTCCGAGGCCGCCTCGTACGAGTTCACGACCCTCACGACCGTCCCCGGCACAATGATGTACAACGGCGCGCGTCTCCAGATCCTCGACTTGCCCGGTATCATCCAGGgcgccaaggacggcaagggtCGTGGTAAGCAGGTCATTGCCGTCGCGCGTACCTGCAACCTCATCTACAttgtgctcgacgtgctcaagcCGCTGAACGACTTGGCCATCCTGCAAAACGAACTCGAGGGCTTTGGTATTCGCCTCAACAAGAAGCCGCCCAACATTATcgtcaagaagaaggagacgGGTGGTATCGCCATCACCAACACGGTGCCCCTCACCAAGATTGACGCCCAGGAGATCAAGGCCGTGCTCTCCGAGTACCGCATGACCTCGTGCTCGGTCACCATCCACGAGCCCGACTGCACGATCGAGGACTTTATCGACGTGGTTGAGGGCAACCGCATGTACGTGCCGTGCATCTACGTTCTCAACAAGATCGACGCCATCTCTATCGAGGAGCTGGATCTGTTGTACAAGA TCCCCAACTCGGTCCCCATCTCGTCGGCCACCTGGCTCAACAttgacgagctcctcgaggagaCGTGGAACCGTCTCGAGCTGGTGCGCGTGTACACCAAGCCCAAGGGTCGTGCGCCCGACTTCACCATGCCCGTCGTGCTGCGCCGCGGACGGTCGAACGTCGGCAACTTCTGTGACGCTATCCACAAGGAGATCAAGAAGCAGTTCAAGTACGCCATGGTGTACGGCAAGTCAGCCAAGCACGCGGCTGGCCAAAAGGTGGGACTGGACCACatcctcgaggacgaggacatcATCACGCTGTTCAAGCGCTAG
- the CEQORH_1 gene encoding NADP-dependent oxidoreductase domain containing protein gives MTTMQAIAYTAYGGPNVTKLLPLPVPTATPGRVLVKVSGGGLNPVDALQRNGTFKAIYAYKFPQIAGNEFSGVITAVGDGVTGFAVGDKIVARSDKSEMNAFAEYSAISASLIAKAPANIPLVDAAGLPLAGLTALQALDKLDVKKGDHVLITAGAGGVGLLAIQLAKLRGATVATTASPAGESYVKKAGADEVINYRETKLSSLGPTFDKVFDLAAHSDAEMQETFAAVKKGGKVLTVSGPPTPSVFEAAGLPWWKNWIVSTAVGWTSRATINAAKAKDIEYEFFFMRPDGKQLQELSDLVAEGKLDVVIDSTYKLPEWEKAFEKLESGRSKGKVIIDFE, from the coding sequence ATGACCACGATGCAGGCCATCGCCTACACGGCCTACGGCGGCCCGAACGTCACCAAGCTTCTGCCCTTGCCCGTGCCGACCGCGACCCCCGGCAGAGTCCTCGTCAAGGTatctggcggcggcctgaaCCCCGTCGACGCTCTGCAGCGCAACGGCACCTTCAAGGCGATCTACGCGTACAAGTTCCCCCAGATCGCGGGCAACGAGTTCTCGGGCGTGATCACTGCCGTGGGCGACGGGGTCACCGGcttcgccgtcggcgacaagattgtcgcgcgcagcgacaAGTCGGAGATGAACGCGTTCGCAGAGTACAGCGCCATCAGCGCGTCGCTCATCGCCAAGGCACCGGCCAACATCCCGCTCGTGGACGCCGCTGGCCTGCCCCTCGCCGGTTTGACGGCTCTCCaggcgctcgacaagctcgacgtcaagaaggGCGACCACGTGCTCAtcaccgccggcgcgggcggcgtcggcctcctcgccatccagctcgccaagctgcgcggcgcgacggtcgccacgacggcgtcgcccgcAGGCGAGAGCTACGTCAAGAAGGCGGGCGCGGACGAGGTGATCAACTACCGCGAGACCAAGCTGTCGTCCCTCGGCCCGACGTTTGACAAGGTcttcgacctcgccgcgcacagCGATGCCGAGATGCAGGAGACGTTTGCGGCCGTCaagaagggcggcaaggTGCTGACCGTGTCGggcccgcccacgccgagcgtgtTCGAGGCTGCCGGCCTTCCGTGGTGGAAGAACTGGATCGTGTCCACGGCTGTCGGGtggacgtcgcgcgcgaccatcaacgccgccaaggccaaggacatCGAGTACGAGTTCTTCTTCATGCGCCCAGACGGCAAGCAGCTCCAGGAGCTCTCGGACCTCGTGGCAgagggcaagctcgacgtcgtcatcGACTCGACGTACAAGCTGCCCGAGTGGGAGAAGGCGTTTGAGAAGCTCGAGAGCGGGCGGTCGAAGGGCAAGGTGATTATCGACTTTGAGTag
- the mlhB_1 gene encoding Monoterpene epsilon-lactone hydrolase, with amino-acid sequence MANISTLRTAPSPHAANGRSRGLAALLTVGAQLTAALTIPVWALTYLVTRPRIPFKIYLMAKIFRIATTINPGLIARESAAESADVPAKPLIPASAEQWASVTLTKVTAPLAPAFQDKVPKPAGVEAQPAPGFILTPKEALGKGSDKAAKGEKIVIYYHGGAYVVGHPLWTPFGVKLARDTGVRVYAAQYRKAVDKTSAWPAPLLDALGAWSYVTSELGFEPGNVVLVGDSAGGHLSLAVSSTLGAQGHPGPGGLALCSPWTDYTVSSNSWRTKGYDYLSPAWIRNSISSITRFYTPDAVRGAILSPALAPAGAFAHLKGTPVFLSVGTEETLEDEVRALARNLRGDGADVTVWDDEDALHDAAVFAPVFGTEESYNGFKDGVKATLDKL; translated from the exons ATGGCCAACATCTCGACGCTGCGTACCGCCCCGTCCCCGCACGCAGCCAACggccgcagccgcggcctcgcggcgctgctgaccgtcggcgcgcagctcacGGCGGCGCTCACCATCCCGGTGTGGGCACTCACGTACCTCGTCACGCGCCCGCGCATCCCCTTCAAGATCTACCTCATGGCCAAGATCTTCCGCATCGCGACGACCATCAACCCCGGGCTGATTGCGCGCGAGTCGGCGGCAGAGTCGGCGGACGTGCCCGCCAAGCCGCTCATCCCGGCCAGCGCGGAGCAGTGGGCGAGCGTCACCCTCACGAAAGtcaccgcgccgctcgcgcccgccttCCAGGACAAGGTGCCCAAGCCGGCCGGTGTCGAGgcccagccggcgccggggtTCATCCTCACGCCCAAGGAAGCGCTGGGCAAGGGCAGCGACAAGGCGGCAAAGGGCGAGAAGATTGTGATCTACTACCACGGCGG CGCCTACGTCGTCGGCCACCCCCTCTGGACGCCCTTTGGCGtcaagctcgcgcgcgacacgggcgtgcgcgtgtACGCCGCACAGTACCGCAAGGCAGTGGACAAGACGTCTGCAtggcccgcgccgctgctcgacgcgctcggcgcgtggtCGTACGTGACCTCCGAGCTGGGCTTTGAGCCGGGCAACGTCGTGCTGGTCGGCGACAGTGCCGGCGGGCACCTGTCCCTCGCCGTGTCGagcacgctcggcgcgcagggccACCCCGGCCCGGGCGGCCTGGCGCTGTGCTCGCCCTGGACCGACTACACCGTGTCCAGCAATTCGTGGCGTACCAAGGGATACGACTACCTCTCGCCCGCGTGGATCCGCAACTCGATCAGCTCCATCACGCGCTTCTACACCcccgacgcggtgcgcggcgccatCCTCTCgcctgcgctcgcgcccgccggcgcgttcGCCCACCTCAAGGGCACGCCCGTGTTCCTCTCTGTCGGTACCgaggagacgctcgaggacgaggtccgCGCCCTTGCGCGCAACctccgcggcgacggcgccgatgtCACCGtctgggacgacgaggacgccctccacgacgcggccgtcttTGCGCCCGTGTTCGGCACCGAGGAGTCTTACAATGGCTTCAAGGACGGCGTCAAGGCGACGCTTGACAAGCTTTAA
- the Aurkb_1 gene encoding Aurora kinase B gives MDIDGDDSRVEDILSPRGKTRPAPFGASSSTGAPRSLRDFEIGRPLGKGHFGKVYLAKHKAQGYIVALKCLDRKSVEGDAGVERQVMREIEIMSELRHPNIIRLYDYFSDQQNLYLMLEFAGQGELYKQLAKRGRFSERRAAKGRPADMLQIVAQVAAALAYLHAKNVIHRDIKPENLLIGLDGEVKVGDFGWSVYSPHGAQRTLCGTLSYVSPEMVLGQPHGRGVDVWVRGRRLTRAHAEALGVLAYELVVGREPFEADTRAGPRLVHMRICKCDVRFPSHVSPEAQDFIMALLRLRPDERMPLASVPEHAWIVGNLQE, from the exons ATGGAcattgacggcgacgacagcaggGTAGA ggATATCCTCAGCCCAAGAGGCAAGACGCGCCCAGCCCCATTCggcgcctcgagcagcactggcgccccgcgctcgctgcgcgaCTTTGAGATCGGCCGCCCACTCGGCAAGGGACATTTTGGCAAAGTTTACCTCGCAAAGCACAAGGCGCAGGGGTACATTGTCGCGCTGAAATGCCTCGACCGCAAGTctgtcgagggcgacgcgggcgtcgagcggcagGTCATGCGCGAGATTGAGATCATGTCCGAGTTGAG ACACCCAAACATTATCCGCCTGTACGACTACTTCTCCGACCAGCAAAACCTGTACCTCATGCTCGAGTTTGCAGGCCAGGGCGAGCTGTACAAGCAGCTCGCGAAGCGGGGGCGGTTCAGCGAAAGGCGTGCGGCCAAA GGCAGGCCCGCTGACATGCTGCAGAtcgtcgcgcaggtcgcAGCTGCCCTCGCCTACCTCCACGCCAAGAACGTCATCCACCGGGACATCAAGCCCGAGAACCTACTCATCGGGCTCGAtggcgaggtcaaggtcggcgactTTGGTTGGAGCGTGTACTCCCCCCACGGGGCGCAGCGGACACTGTGCGGCACGCTCAGCTACGTCTCGCCTGAGATGGTGCTCGGGCAGCCGCACGGTCGTGGCGTGGATGTCTGGGTAAGAGGACGCCGTCTGACACGCGCTcacgccgaggcgcttgGCGTGCTGGCCTACGAGCTTGTCGTGGGGCGTGAGCCGTTCGAGGCGGATACGAGGGCAGGGCCGAGAC TCGTTCACATGCGGATATGTAAGTGCGACGTCAGGTTTCCGTCCCACGTCTCCCCCGAGGCACAGGACTTTATAATGGCG CTGCTCCGCCTCAGGCCGGACGAGCGGATGCCGCTTGCCAGCGTGCCGGAGCACGCATGGATTGTGGGAAATTTACAGGAGTAG
- the Tfu_2427 gene encoding Carboxylesterase, with protein MPTSTPTPTLTLPQGTYAGGQHYGAEYFRGVPYAGGVQRFRPPTRLTVDPRPSPIDARQQGPTPIAPPSRLSMVMGADRDSGPQSEEHSAVLSVYRPPGAAALPIFFWIHGGAFVSGSSQSSFYDGSRLARDANAVVVAVNYRLGALGFLYDPDTRHQPRPAESFGTLDLVAALEWVASHAAALGGDSGNITAFGQSAGGFLCAELLVLRPQLVARAIIQSSTASVLASVDDALAIRALAATFLPSGATFDTMSPEQAIAVHSQTAGALPAHNLDFGLGMPFFPVLPPSAGPGGGRPNHNPDVPGASDPRRVPVFVTYTANDGDVFRRMASQAGLSDAEIDALPPTALRSNPGWAAASVDYAHFLRQRGHAVSLAEWVWRPAGSAFGAVHTIDVPLLLGTQEAWAGTPMLGSESWDEVDAKGKVVRQAWGAFARGVWPASIDGVLDVLEEATAK; from the coding sequence ATGCCCACGTCCACGCCGACacccaccctcaccctcccgCAGGGCACGTACGCCGGCGGGCAGCACTACGGCGCCGAGTACTTCCGCGGCGTGCcgtacgccggcggcgtgcagcgcttccgcccgccgacgaggctcACGGTCGAcccccgcccgtcgccgatCGACGCGAGGCAGCAAGGCCCGACACCcatcgcgccgcccagccgcctGTCCATGGTCATgggcgccgaccgcgacTCGGGCCCCCAGAGCGAGGAGCACAGCGCCGTGCTCTCCGTCTATCGtccccccggcgccgcggcgctgcccATCTTCTTCTGGatccacggcggcgcgttcgTGTCCGGCAGCTCCCAGAGCTCATTCTACGACGggtcgcgcctcgcgcgggacgccaacgccgtcgtcgtggcggtCAACTATCGGCTGGGGGCGCTGGGGTTCCTCTACGACCCGGACACGCGGCACCAGCCCCGCCCGGCCGAGAGCTTTggcacgctcgacctcgtcgctgcgctcgagTGGGTCGCGagccatgccgccgcgctcggggGCGACAGCGGCAATATCACCGCGTTCGGGCAGAGCGCGGGCGGGTTCCtctgcgccgagctccttgtgCTCCGtccccagctcgtcgcgcgcgctaTCATCcagtcgagcacggcgagcgtcCTCGCGAGCGTagacgacgcgctcgccatccgcgcgctggccgctACCTTCCTCCCATCAGGCGCGACGTTCGACACAATGTCGCCCGAGCAGGCGATCGCCGTGCACTCCCagacggccggcgcgctgccaGCACACAACCTCGACTTTGGCCTCGGCATGCCCTTCTTCCCTGTGCTCCCGCCGTCCGCCGgtcccggcggcggcaggccaAACCACAACCCCGACGTTCCGGGCGCGAGCgacccgcgccgcgtgcccgTGTTCGTCACGTACACTGCCAACGACGGGGACGTGTTCCGCCGCATGGCGTCCCAGGCAGGCCtgagcgacgccgagatcgacgcgCTCCCTCCCACCGCGCTGCGGAGTAACCCCGGCTGggcggccgcgtcggtcgACTATGCCCACTTCCTCCGCCAGAGAGGGCACGCCGTCAGCCTCGCCGAGTGGGTGTGGCGCCCGGCAGGGAGCGCTTTTGGCGCCGTGCACACGATCGATGtgccgctgctcctcggcacgcagGAGGCGTGGGCCGGCACGCCGATGCTCGGGAGCGAGAGCTGGGACGAGGTGGATGCGAAGGGCAAGGTCGTCAGGCAGGCTTGGGGCGCctttgcgcgcggcgtgtggcCTGCGTCTATCGACGgggtgctcgacgtgctcgaggaggccacGGCAAAGTGA